In Finegoldia magna ATCC 53516, a genomic segment contains:
- a CDS encoding cobalamin-independent methionine synthase II family protein — translation MNNKLFNTSLIGSMPRGDEIMKARRMLKANMISLSDYEQMVYDKTKEVVQLQEDLDIDVITSGEIERDNYVSFISEKLGGVTQMSMAEMLDYVDDKREFENILTTLDVPATSIKNAICTGKLEYKGDIVSEELKLLKSLTDKPVKITMPGPYLVTRSMWLANVSSKYYDSKEDLGEDVIDIYKKEIKNLQEIGVDVIQFDEPVLTEIVFTEGRPRTFMCASLSTRKDPTEELKFATHLIKSVMDSVDRDKSICSLHVCRGNWSKNESILLTGPYTPLLDLFADIHADLLALEFSTPRAGELKALLADERINNKMILGLGVLNPRLDDKEDTEGIYKRAKEALTFIDKDKLWLNPDCGFATFSNRPVNEYDHIREKIQSMIDARNKLRKEYE, via the coding sequence GTGAACAATAAATTATTCAATACCTCTTTGATAGGGTCTATGCCAAGAGGGGACGAAATAATGAAAGCTCGTAGGATGTTAAAGGCTAATATGATTAGCCTTTCTGACTACGAACAAATGGTGTACGATAAGACCAAAGAAGTTGTACAATTACAAGAAGATTTGGACATAGATGTAATCACAAGTGGAGAAATAGAAAGAGACAATTACGTATCTTTTATTTCTGAAAAACTTGGTGGCGTAACTCAAATGAGCATGGCTGAAATGCTGGATTATGTCGATGATAAAAGAGAATTCGAAAATATTTTGACGACATTAGATGTTCCTGCAACATCTATTAAAAACGCTATTTGTACTGGCAAATTGGAATACAAAGGTGACATTGTATCAGAAGAATTAAAGCTTTTGAAATCATTGACTGATAAACCTGTAAAGATTACAATGCCTGGTCCTTATTTGGTTACAAGAAGTATGTGGCTAGCAAATGTTAGTTCCAAATACTACGACAGTAAGGAAGATTTGGGAGAAGATGTAATCGACATTTACAAAAAAGAAATCAAAAATCTTCAAGAAATCGGAGTAGACGTAATTCAATTCGATGAACCAGTTCTTACAGAAATTGTGTTCACTGAAGGAAGACCTAGAACTTTCATGTGTGCATCATTGTCTACAAGAAAAGATCCAACTGAAGAGTTAAAGTTTGCCACACATTTGATAAAAAGCGTTATGGATAGTGTCGATAGAGACAAATCTATCTGTTCACTTCACGTGTGTCGTGGTAATTGGAGTAAAAACGAAAGTATTTTATTGACAGGACCTTATACTCCGCTTTTGGATTTGTTCGCAGATATTCATGCAGATTTGTTGGCGTTAGAATTTTCAACACCAAGAGCTGGAGAATTGAAAGCATTACTAGCAGATGAAAGAATCAACAACAAAATGATTTTGGGACTTGGAGTGTTAAATCCTAGATTGGATGACAAGGAAGACACAGAAGGAATTTACAAAAGAGCCAAGGAAGCTCTAACATTTATCGACAAGGATAAATTGTGGCTAAACCCAGACTGTGGATTTGCTACATTCTCCAATAGACCAGTAAATGAGTACGACCACATAAGAGAAAAAATACAATCTATGATTGATGCTAGAAATAAATTGAGGAAAGAATATGAATGA
- a CDS encoding acyl-CoA dehydrogenase family protein, whose product MGIYEQAKEFAKKYLEEEGKKSDKDCTFPKEAFEKMGEEGFLKLLIPEEMGGLGKGAKEHQEVTMAFAEYNPSAALCYMMHNVGISGVLDYGQKTLIDKIVKDVVENNKFMALADSEFGSGTHFGNPEMTCTKNGDDYVFKGTKSMVTSATYASYYQYNSKSAEFEGKTTYWVVPLESEGLSFNMEYWDGVGMRGNVSCPMKFDNVKLTSDYRLGEEGGADEVASVVTKMFLLGLASVYAGLNIRISNITNKYATSRKYPNGKCLADIEIVQMYLSKIYSMAQSARTLSEDAAESIVNNSEDMLKKIIAARVTSIENSMNSATLAMRIGGGITYNKKTEIEKLMRDAYAGQIMAPSLDVLHVMLGGILATENK is encoded by the coding sequence ATGGGAATTTACGAACAAGCAAAAGAATTTGCAAAAAAATATTTAGAAGAAGAAGGAAAAAAATCTGACAAGGATTGCACTTTCCCAAAAGAAGCATTTGAAAAAATGGGAGAAGAAGGATTTTTAAAACTTTTGATTCCTGAAGAAATGGGTGGACTTGGCAAAGGAGCAAAAGAACACCAAGAAGTTACAATGGCATTTGCTGAATACAATCCATCTGCAGCATTATGCTATATGATGCATAATGTTGGAATCAGTGGAGTGTTGGATTATGGTCAAAAAACTTTAATTGATAAAATAGTAAAAGATGTCGTTGAAAATAATAAATTTATGGCGTTGGCTGATTCAGAATTTGGTAGTGGAACACATTTTGGTAATCCAGAAATGACTTGTACTAAAAATGGAGATGACTATGTGTTCAAGGGAACTAAATCAATGGTAACAAGTGCAACTTATGCAAGTTATTATCAATATAACAGTAAATCAGCTGAATTTGAAGGTAAAACGACATATTGGGTTGTTCCATTGGAATCTGAAGGTTTGAGTTTCAATATGGAATATTGGGATGGAGTTGGAATGAGAGGAAATGTTTCTTGTCCAATGAAATTTGACAATGTTAAGTTGACATCCGATTACAGATTAGGCGAAGAAGGCGGAGCAGATGAAGTCGCAAGTGTTGTAACAAAGATGTTTTTACTTGGACTTGCTAGTGTATATGCTGGTTTAAATATTAGAATATCAAACATTACTAATAAATACGCTACAAGTAGAAAATATCCAAATGGAAAATGCTTAGCAGATATTGAAATTGTTCAAATGTATTTGTCTAAGATATATTCAATGGCACAAAGTGCAAGAACACTATCAGAAGATGCAGCAGAATCTATAGTTAATAATAGCGAAGATATGCTTAAAAAAATTATTGCAGCAAGAGTGACTTCAATTGAAAATTCAATGAATTCAGCTACACTTGCAATGAGAATTGGCGGCGGAATCACTTATAATAAGAAGACTGAAATAGAAAAGTTGATGAGAGACGCTTATGCTGGACAAATTATGGCACCATCATTGGATGTTCTCCATGTAATGTTAGGTGGTATTTTAGCTACAGAAAACAAGTAA
- a CDS encoding NYN domain-containing protein, with protein MKNKQIYLYVDGYNIINAWPNLYKLSNDVDLDSAREELIDIMKEYQNLSGEQVYVVFDAYLVKGGMSIEEKRDNLTVVYTKEHESADRYIERKVNDMKKHDKMYVASNDGMIQRIILSRGGIRISANELWKNYLTLKENLKRSKLRKRKQSTENIVTIDNEIYEQLEKLQDELKKQN; from the coding sequence ATGAAAAATAAGCAAATTTATCTTTATGTCGATGGTTATAATATAATTAACGCTTGGCCGAATTTGTACAAATTATCAAATGACGTGGACTTGGATAGTGCCCGTGAAGAGCTCATTGATATAATGAAAGAATATCAAAATCTAAGCGGCGAACAAGTTTATGTGGTTTTTGATGCATACCTTGTAAAAGGTGGAATGAGCATCGAAGAAAAACGCGATAATTTGACGGTTGTTTATACAAAGGAACACGAATCTGCTGACCGATACATTGAAAGAAAAGTCAACGATATGAAAAAGCACGACAAAATGTATGTGGCTAGTAACGATGGAATGATCCAAAGAATTATTTTATCGCGTGGAGGTATCAGAATTAGTGCCAATGAACTTTGGAAAAATTATCTTACTTTAAAAGAAAACCTCAAAAGATCTAAGCTAAGAAAAAGAAAACAATCTACCGAAAATATTGTTACTATAGATAATGAAATTTATGAACAATTAGAAAAACTTCAAGATGAATTAAAAAAACAAAACTAG
- a CDS encoding alpha-amylase, whose product MGNEIMMQAFEWYLPDDGNYYKNLTKEAKNLKEKGIDSLWLAPMFKATGTNDVGYGVYDLYDLGEFDQKGSVRTKYGTVEELKKLIEVLHENDIKVYADVVLNHKAGADFSETFQAYEVDSNDRTKRITDAYDIEGWTGFDFKGRNGKYSEFVWHFQHFNGVDFDNKQQKKGIFEIAGENKGFSENVSNEKGNFDYLMFADIDHKNPDVKAELFRWGEWFVNYVNVDGFRYDALKHIDDEFIIDFTKHIQKVANRDFYFFGEYWLQDKDNTNHYLYDTKYDVDLFDVALHFNMYSASKMGDKFDMRKIFDNTLVKEHPTIAVTFVDNHDSEPGQSLESFVEPWFKKIAYGLILLRKDGYPCVFYGDYCKIGGEFNIEGQKDIIDNLMYIRKHYAFGEQTDYMESENLIGWIRHGDDFHNPMAVVISTGDINTLRMNVGKENAGKKYTEITGTNSNEIVIDDEGFGDFEVGAGTLSCWVCNE is encoded by the coding sequence ATGGGAAACGAAATAATGATGCAAGCTTTTGAATGGTACTTGCCAGACGATGGAAATTATTATAAAAATTTGACGAAAGAAGCGAAGAATTTAAAAGAAAAAGGGATTGATTCGTTGTGGCTTGCTCCAATGTTTAAAGCGACAGGGACAAATGATGTTGGCTATGGTGTGTATGATTTGTACGATTTGGGAGAATTTGATCAGAAAGGATCTGTTCGTACAAAATACGGAACTGTAGAAGAATTGAAAAAATTAATCGAAGTTTTGCACGAAAATGATATAAAAGTTTACGCAGATGTTGTTTTAAATCATAAAGCTGGAGCAGATTTCTCAGAAACTTTTCAGGCTTATGAAGTGGATTCTAACGACAGGACGAAAAGAATTACTGATGCTTATGATATTGAGGGATGGACTGGCTTTGATTTCAAGGGTAGAAATGGAAAATATTCTGAGTTCGTGTGGCATTTTCAACATTTCAATGGAGTTGACTTTGACAATAAACAACAAAAGAAAGGAATTTTTGAAATCGCTGGAGAAAACAAAGGATTTAGCGAGAATGTTTCCAACGAAAAAGGGAATTTCGATTATTTGATGTTTGCAGATATTGACCACAAAAATCCTGATGTTAAAGCTGAGCTTTTTAGGTGGGGAGAATGGTTTGTGAATTATGTTAATGTGGACGGCTTCAGATACGACGCGCTTAAACACATTGACGATGAATTTATAATTGATTTCACAAAGCATATACAAAAAGTTGCAAATCGTGATTTTTATTTTTTCGGTGAATATTGGTTACAAGATAAGGACAACACTAACCATTATTTATACGATACGAAATACGATGTGGATTTGTTCGATGTGGCACTTCATTTTAATATGTATTCTGCATCGAAAATGGGCGATAAATTTGATATGAGAAAAATTTTCGACAATACTTTGGTAAAAGAACATCCCACAATTGCGGTTACATTCGTGGATAATCACGACAGCGAACCTGGTCAGTCGTTGGAATCATTTGTAGAGCCTTGGTTCAAAAAAATTGCGTACGGTTTGATTCTACTTAGAAAAGACGGATATCCTTGCGTGTTTTACGGTGATTATTGTAAAATAGGTGGAGAATTTAATATCGAAGGGCAAAAGGATATTATAGATAATTTGATGTACATCAGAAAACATTACGCATTTGGAGAGCAAACAGATTATATGGAAAGTGAAAATTTGATAGGTTGGATTAGACACGGAGATGATTTTCACAATCCAATGGCTGTTGTAATCAGCACTGGCGACATCAATACTTTGAGAATGAATGTAGGAAAGGAAAATGCAGGTAAAAAGTATACGGAAATCACTGGAACAAATTCTAATGAAATTGTAATCGATGATGAAGGATTCGGGGATTTTGAAGTGGGAGCTGGAACTTTGAGCTGTTGGGTATGTAATGAGTAA
- a CDS encoding tryptophan transporter, whose amino-acid sequence MDSKKLTVSSIFLSVGLLLHYVTPALFMGVKPDFLLVMMFLGILFMDNVKEAFVLSLFAGGLAAFTTSFPMGQLPNIIDKLVSGIIVFYLFKFMGKNSKKSNLIFALGTVISGFVFLSLAIPMGMGTENFKELLPSMFVAVCLPTSVLNTIVGIFFKKIIYRTNYVKINAQ is encoded by the coding sequence ATGGATTCAAAAAAATTAACAGTAAGTTCGATATTTTTAAGTGTAGGATTATTGCTACATTACGTTACACCTGCGTTGTTTATGGGAGTTAAGCCAGATTTTTTATTGGTAATGATGTTTTTGGGAATATTATTCATGGATAATGTAAAAGAAGCTTTTGTGTTGAGTTTGTTTGCGGGAGGACTTGCAGCTTTTACAACAAGTTTTCCAATGGGACAACTTCCAAATATAATCGACAAATTAGTTTCTGGAATTATCGTGTTTTATTTGTTCAAATTCATGGGCAAAAACAGCAAAAAATCTAATTTGATATTCGCTTTAGGAACCGTGATAAGTGGATTTGTATTTTTATCTCTTGCAATTCCAATGGGAATGGGTACAGAAAATTTTAAAGAGTTACTACCATCAATGTTTGTCGCAGTGTGTTTGCCAACTTCAGTTTTGAACACAATTGTGGGAATTTTCTTCAAAAAAATAATTTATCGCACAAATTACGTTAAAATCAACGCTCAATAA
- a CDS encoding acyl-CoA dehydrogenase family protein, giving the protein MDIYEQAKEFANKYLETAGKNSDVDCSFPKEAFEKMGEEGFLKLLVPEEMGGLGKGAKEHQKVIMAFAEYNPSAALCYMMHNVALNAVIKCGQKDLYEKVVDDVVNHNKYLALANSEFGTGTHFGNPETTCTKDGNYFVFNGTKSMVTTATFASYYLFLSKSCDFEGKTTYWTVPLESEGLSFNMKYWDGVGMRGNVSCPMKLEGVKLTDMNRLGVEGEGPEVSKIVTKFFLLGLASVYSGLNIRLSKITTNHAKNRKYPDGRCLADIEIVQMYLSKIYSKAQSSRTLAEDAAEALDGNDEDALQKIIASRVIAIEHAMESSTLAMRVGGGISYNRKTEIEKLMRDAYAGQIMAPSLDVLHVMLGQSLSSK; this is encoded by the coding sequence ATGGATATTTACGAACAAGCAAAAGAGTTTGCTAATAAATATTTAGAAACGGCTGGAAAAAATTCAGATGTGGATTGTTCATTTCCAAAAGAAGCATTTGAAAAAATGGGAGAAGAAGGTTTTTTAAAACTTTTGGTTCCTGAAGAAATGGGTGGACTTGGTAAAGGAGCTAAAGAACACCAAAAAGTAATTATGGCTTTTGCTGAGTATAATCCGTCAGCTGCATTATGTTATATGATGCATAATGTAGCATTGAATGCTGTAATTAAATGTGGACAAAAAGATTTGTATGAAAAAGTTGTGGATGATGTAGTCAATCACAATAAGTATTTGGCATTGGCTAATTCTGAATTTGGAACAGGAACTCACTTTGGTAATCCAGAAACAACTTGCACAAAAGATGGAAATTATTTTGTATTTAACGGAACAAAGTCAATGGTAACTACTGCTACGTTTGCTAGTTATTATTTGTTCTTGAGTAAATCATGTGATTTTGAGGGTAAGACTACTTATTGGACAGTTCCTTTGGAATCTGAAGGATTGAGTTTCAATATGAAATATTGGGATGGAGTTGGAATGAGAGGAAATGTTTCATGTCCAATGAAACTCGAAGGTGTTAAGTTAACAGACATGAATAGATTAGGAGTGGAAGGAGAAGGTCCTGAAGTTTCTAAAATAGTTACTAAGTTTTTCTTATTAGGTCTAGCTAGTGTATATTCTGGCTTAAATATTAGATTATCAAAAATCACAACAAATCATGCAAAAAACAGAAAGTATCCAGATGGAAGATGTTTAGCAGATATAGAAATTGTTCAAATGTATCTATCCAAGATATATTCGAAAGCACAAAGTTCAAGAACATTAGCAGAAGATGCAGCCGAAGCATTAGATGGAAATGATGAAGATGCTTTACAAAAAATCATAGCTTCCAGAGTTATTGCAATTGAACATGCGATGGAATCCTCAACTCTTGCAATGAGAGTCGGTGGAGGAATTAGTTACAATAGAAAAACTGAAATTGAAAAGTTGATGAGAGATGCTTACGCTGGACAAATCATGGCACCATCTTTAGATGTGTTGCATGTTATGTTAGGACAATCTTTATCAAGTAAATAA
- a CDS encoding acyl-CoA dehydrogenase family protein: protein MNFYEESRKFALEHIEPYAKSSDEEGRFPVESFEEMGKAGYFKLLIPEEMGGLGKTAIEHQQAVLAFAESNPTAGLCYMMHNVALMTVLTNGNEELKKKVVKDIVENNKFMALAYSEFGTGTHFYIPEIKVTKDGGKFVFNGTKSMVTSATHASYYLILTPSTEKEGDINNWLVPLESEGLEFKMSHWKGIGMKGNVSCPMTMTDVKLDEVNRIGEEGSGVDQVFNVVAPYFILGLASVYTGLNLRLSKVTNDYALKRKYPSGQCLANIETVQLHLAKIYANGMSAKALTELAARSLVDGEADAVCKIIAARVCAIENAIESSTYAMRVGGGKTYNCASEIQRLMRDAYAGQIMAPSLDVLNVWLGKAITGQPLL, encoded by the coding sequence ATGAATTTTTACGAAGAGTCAAGAAAATTTGCATTGGAACACATCGAACCATATGCAAAAAGCTCAGATGAAGAAGGTAGATTTCCTGTAGAATCATTTGAAGAAATGGGAAAAGCTGGCTACTTCAAATTACTTATCCCAGAAGAAATGGGTGGTTTAGGAAAAACTGCTATTGAACACCAACAAGCTGTTTTAGCATTTGCTGAAAGCAACCCAACTGCTGGTCTTTGCTACATGATGCACAACGTAGCTTTAATGACTGTTCTTACTAATGGTAACGAAGAATTGAAGAAAAAAGTTGTTAAAGATATAGTTGAAAACAACAAATTCATGGCTTTAGCATATTCTGAATTCGGAACTGGTACTCACTTCTATATTCCAGAAATCAAAGTAACTAAAGACGGTGGAAAATTTGTTTTCAACGGAACAAAATCAATGGTAACAAGCGCAACTCATGCAAGTTATTACTTAATTTTAACTCCATCAACTGAAAAAGAAGGAGACATCAACAACTGGTTAGTTCCATTGGAATCTGAAGGATTAGAATTCAAGATGAGCCACTGGAAAGGTATTGGTATGAAAGGTAACGTTTCATGTCCAATGACTATGACAGATGTTAAATTAGACGAAGTTAACAGAATCGGTGAAGAAGGTTCAGGTGTTGACCAAGTATTTAACGTTGTAGCTCCATACTTCATTTTAGGTTTAGCAAGTGTATACACTGGATTAAACTTGAGATTATCAAAAGTTACAAATGATTACGCATTGAAGAGAAAATATCCATCAGGACAATGTTTAGCTAATATTGAAACAGTTCAATTACATTTAGCTAAGATTTACGCTAACGGAATGAGCGCAAAAGCTCTTACAGAATTAGCAGCAAGATCTTTAGTTGACGGCGAAGCTGATGCAGTATGCAAGATTATCGCAGCAAGAGTTTGCGCTATCGAAAATGCTATCGAATCTTCAACTTATGCTATGAGAGTTGGCGGTGGAAAGACTTACAACTGTGCATCTGAAATCCAAAGATTGATGAGAGATGCTTACGCTGGACAAATCATGGCTCCATCACTAGACGTTCTTAACGTTTGGTTAGGAAAAGCTATAACAGGTCAACCACTATTATAG
- the rlmB gene encoding 23S rRNA (guanosine(2251)-2'-O)-methyltransferase RlmB, protein MQYLVGRNPVMEALEMDMGVTNIYIQKGELKGFIKKIEKKAYDMGIRVEYVDKKYIEKFAENTAHQGVMAKMPSFGYSSVDEMIIYAKKINEDPFLIILDEITDPHNLGSIIRTAEVAGCHGVIIPKHRACEVNATAIKTSAGAVFNIKIARVTNITTTINYLKEHNIWIYGACGEASQTHTQANLKGPIGLVIGNEGKGISRLVRENCDQLIKIPMYGKTESLNASNAASILIYEIIRQRYEK, encoded by the coding sequence ATGCAATATTTAGTCGGTAGAAATCCTGTTATGGAAGCTTTGGAAATGGATATGGGAGTAACCAATATATACATACAAAAAGGCGAATTAAAAGGATTTATTAAAAAAATAGAAAAAAAAGCTTACGATATGGGAATTAGAGTCGAATACGTCGATAAAAAATACATCGAAAAATTCGCAGAAAACACTGCTCATCAAGGCGTTATGGCAAAAATGCCAAGTTTTGGTTATTCAAGCGTTGATGAAATGATAATTTACGCCAAAAAAATAAATGAAGATCCATTTTTGATAATTTTGGACGAAATCACAGATCCTCACAATTTGGGATCCATCATCAGGACTGCAGAAGTTGCTGGATGCCACGGAGTTATAATTCCAAAACACCGCGCATGTGAGGTAAATGCAACTGCAATTAAAACAAGTGCAGGAGCTGTTTTTAATATCAAAATCGCACGTGTAACCAATATAACCACGACAATTAATTATTTAAAAGAACATAACATTTGGATTTACGGAGCCTGTGGAGAAGCTTCACAAACTCACACACAGGCTAACTTGAAGGGACCTATTGGTCTTGTAATAGGAAATGAGGGCAAGGGTATTTCGAGATTAGTCAGAGAAAACTGTGATCAGTTAATTAAAATCCCAATGTATGGAAAAACAGAATCACTCAATGCATCAAATGCTGCGAGTATTCTAATTTACGAAATCATACGCCAAAGGTATGAAAAATAA
- a CDS encoding OsmC family protein, with the protein MNDDINSFQKNFRAIVSNDLVKVYNEKSCIPVDSSISFDSEKEEFTSIDFFVSSIVSELILTMMRVAKKRNTILQDIEAKVNLDIDNPMYLLNVIGFEDKSIINKINIDIYFFSFYEGEELQEFLDEVLDRTLIYNSIKDLVNVNFKTVL; encoded by the coding sequence ATGAATGATGACATAAATTCATTCCAAAAAAATTTCAGGGCTATTGTATCCAATGATTTGGTCAAAGTTTACAACGAAAAATCATGTATTCCTGTGGACTCATCTATTTCTTTTGACTCAGAAAAAGAAGAATTCACATCAATTGATTTCTTCGTAAGCTCCATCGTTTCAGAGCTGATTTTGACTATGATGAGAGTTGCGAAGAAAAGAAATACTATATTGCAAGATATCGAAGCTAAGGTGAACTTAGATATCGACAATCCAATGTATCTGTTAAATGTTATTGGCTTTGAAGATAAGAGTATTATCAACAAAATCAACATCGACATTTATTTCTTCTCTTTTTATGAAGGAGAAGAACTACAAGAGTTTTTGGATGAAGTTCTGGATAGAACTTTAATTTACAATTCTATAAAAGATTTGGTAAATGTTAATTTTAAAACTGTTTTATAA
- a CDS encoding phosphate/phosphite/phosphonate ABC transporter substrate-binding protein, whose protein sequence is MKKLKIGAVIYAPRVTVIWEMIEEFFKENGAEIEGVFFKDYKLQVDALMSGEIDGAWNSPLAHLDAHLRSEGKDKIGCMRDTDRDKKTYLVVKKGSFEKVSDLKGKTIGFGAIDSPQARLIPINYLHQNGLEYGKDYTEKRFDIGVGLHGDHVGGEKDSMIAMVNGEVDASFCLSTNYDAWISDGTLDKNEVEVLDKTDNFDHCIFTFNPEVSDEDIKAFDDIMFKMDYNNEKEKEIMDLEGLKQWIPGRREGFKQITEANEYLGNFLKGFNSEQ, encoded by the coding sequence ATGAAAAAATTAAAAATAGGTGCAGTTATTTACGCTCCAAGAGTTACAGTAATATGGGAAATGATTGAAGAATTTTTCAAGGAAAATGGAGCTGAAATCGAAGGAGTATTCTTCAAAGACTACAAACTACAAGTAGATGCTTTAATGAGTGGAGAAATTGATGGAGCATGGAATTCCCCATTAGCACATTTAGACGCTCACTTGAGATCTGAAGGAAAAGATAAGATCGGATGCATGAGAGATACTGATAGAGATAAGAAGACTTATCTAGTAGTTAAAAAAGGTAGTTTTGAAAAAGTTTCTGATTTAAAAGGAAAAACAATAGGATTTGGAGCTATTGACTCTCCACAAGCAAGACTTATTCCTATAAACTATTTACACCAAAATGGTTTAGAATATGGTAAAGATTACACTGAAAAAAGATTTGATATCGGTGTTGGCTTACACGGAGATCACGTTGGTGGAGAAAAAGACAGCATGATCGCTATGGTTAATGGAGAAGTTGATGCATCATTCTGCTTAAGTACAAATTATGATGCTTGGATTAGTGATGGTACACTAGACAAAAACGAAGTTGAAGTTTTAGATAAAACTGATAACTTTGACCATTGTATATTTACATTCAATCCTGAAGTTTCTGATGAAGACATCAAAGCATTTGATGATATTATGTTCAAGATGGATTACAACAACGAAAAAGAAAAAGAAATCATGGATCTTGAAGGATTAAAACAATGGATTCCTGGTAGAAGAGAGGGTTTCAAACAAATTACAGAAGCTAATGAATATTTAGGAAATTTCTTAAAGGGATTCAATAGTGAACAATAA
- a CDS encoding viroplasmin family protein, with product MSKFYAVKIGRNPGIYNSWADCQQQVNGFKGAIFKSFKTKEEADNFINGEDNKKVASIDNLNENECVAYVDGSFKKDTGEYSFGCVLFHNGKIDKFNQKFPQSEFSTHRNVSGEVSGSVFAIKKAVELKMDKITIFYDYQGIESWANGDWKTNNNLTKSYKKFIDEIKPQIDINFVKVKGHSNDTYNDMADELAKQALGIGK from the coding sequence ATGAGTAAATTTTATGCGGTAAAAATTGGGAGAAATCCTGGAATATACAATAGTTGGGCAGATTGTCAACAACAAGTAAATGGTTTTAAGGGAGCGATTTTCAAATCTTTTAAGACAAAAGAAGAGGCAGATAATTTCATAAATGGCGAAGATAATAAAAAAGTAGCGTCAATTGATAATTTAAATGAAAATGAATGCGTGGCGTATGTAGATGGATCATTTAAGAAAGATACGGGAGAATATAGTTTTGGTTGTGTGCTGTTTCACAATGGTAAAATCGACAAATTCAATCAAAAATTTCCTCAATCAGAATTTTCAACTCACAGAAATGTATCTGGAGAAGTAAGTGGGTCGGTATTTGCAATTAAAAAAGCCGTAGAACTTAAAATGGACAAAATCACGATTTTTTATGATTATCAAGGAATCGAAAGCTGGGCTAATGGAGACTGGAAAACAAACAACAATCTAACTAAAAGCTACAAGAAATTTATCGATGAAATAAAACCTCAAATCGACATTAATTTCGTAAAAGTCAAAGGTCACTCCAACGATACTTATAACGATATGGCTGATGAATTGGCGAAACAAGCGTTGGGAATAGGGAAATAA
- the udp gene encoding uridine phosphorylase, whose amino-acid sequence MKYAEEGVQYHLNIKSGDVGKYVILPGDPKRCEKIAKYFDDAKLVADHREYVTYTGTINGEKVSVTSTGIGGPSAAIAMEELVKAGADTFIRVGTCGGIQEDVKSSDVVIANSAIRAEGTTKEYAPIEFPAVANLDVTNSLVKASKDLGHNYHVGVVQCKDSFYGQHEPEKMPVSYDLLNKWEAWKRLGTLASEMESAALFVVASYLRVRCGSCFLVVANQEREKKHLDNPVCHDTDVAIKVAIEAIKNLIEEDKQK is encoded by the coding sequence ATGAAATACGCAGAAGAAGGCGTGCAATATCATTTGAATATTAAAAGTGGAGATGTTGGAAAGTATGTAATCTTACCAGGAGATCCAAAAAGATGCGAAAAAATCGCAAAATATTTTGACGATGCAAAGCTAGTAGCAGATCATAGAGAATATGTAACATACACTGGAACTATAAATGGAGAAAAAGTTTCCGTAACAAGTACTGGAATCGGTGGTCCTTCTGCAGCAATTGCAATGGAAGAGCTTGTCAAAGCAGGAGCAGATACTTTTATAAGAGTTGGAACTTGTGGAGGAATTCAAGAAGATGTGAAAAGTTCTGATGTAGTTATAGCAAATTCTGCGATAAGAGCTGAAGGTACTACGAAGGAATACGCTCCGATAGAATTTCCAGCAGTTGCAAACTTAGATGTGACAAATTCTTTGGTAAAAGCTTCAAAAGATTTGGGACATAATTACCATGTTGGAGTTGTTCAATGCAAGGACAGCTTCTACGGACAACACGAACCAGAAAAAATGCCCGTGTCATACGATTTATTGAATAAATGGGAAGCTTGGAAAAGGCTTGGCACATTGGCAAGTGAGATGGAATCAGCAGCCTTATTTGTGGTTGCAAGTTATCTTCGCGTTAGATGTGGATCTTGCTTTTTGGTTGTGGCAAACCAAGAACGTGAGAAGAAACACTTGGATAATCCTGTGTGTCACGACACTGATGTAGCCATTAAAGTTGCAATCGAAGCAATCAAAAATTTGATAGAGGAAGATAAACAAAAATAA